Genomic window (Arachis hypogaea cultivar Tifrunner chromosome 13, arahy.Tifrunner.gnm2.J5K5, whole genome shotgun sequence):
GCTTGTTTGAGAATGGGAACCAATTCACCAGAAATATGAGTAGCCATAATTCGATCCAATCCTCCAAAAAACTTTCCACCTATAAACACTGCTGGAAACtgcaccttattattattattattattactgctATTCCTAAAATACCCTTCATCAGAATAATCTTCATTGTTCTTGTTGTTGGCAGCAATAACCGCTGCTTGCAATTCTCCATCAACGCCTTCTTCATCGTTCTCTTCCACCTCATGAACCACAGGGTTGACACCAAGTCCAAGAAGTAACCGCTTCACCACATGGCTCATGCAGCACCCTCTCCTCCCAAACACTATAACCGCGTTCTCTAACACTATTCTCTCCACCattttactcttcttcttcttgttgttgttatcCCTGCTTTCTGAGTGTGGCGGTGGGGTTGTGAAGTGTGTGGTGGTGGTGTGGGTGTGTGGATCAATTCGCCATGACCTGTAAGGTATTGCTTGTTGCATGGTGTTGAGGTTATTATAATGAATATGATCAAATTATTAATGTGTGGTGGCTGAATCTTAGGGGAGCCATGGCTTATATATAAAATATGGGGGTATTGAATTGAAGAGGTGGGGTGGTGagtgggtgatattatttatttcacttacaatgatgatgatgataacgtCAACGCCAATATAagcatatatttttcttttctaaggTTCCAAAGATTAAaggtgatatttttatttatttttattttttggtagtaTTAGCATTTGATTGGATTTGTGTCACTTCCtcctttgtttattttattacGTACGTTTTAATTATTCACGGGACGGCAATTGCATATCCCTATCCTTCTTGGATTAATGAGTTGTGAACTTAGAGAAATATTGTaagaatattataatttattatttttaattattaatatttaaaaatataaaataaaatatattattaaattattagactaaaaaatttaaattaaaaaaattaaattagtaattaaataataattaaaaataataaattttgataattttaatattttttatgatatatttataatttttattttagtgaattAATTTTTTcggttaataatataatttttatttattattattaatttttaaatttttgttcatcTATTACAAATAGTTATTAggtaaacaaaaattaattttttaacaaaattatttttaatattgaataATTATTCTTTCTCCTTTacaaacaagaaaaaagatgTTGTACCCCAAATGGAAAATAGATAGGATATGAAAGTTGAGTTAATATTCAATTTGccttttaaaatttgagattgaATCCAAAttgatttataaaattataaataattcaatttaaattttaaaatttacaatAATAACTTACGTTAACAATGAATTAGTTTTTATGAATTACGTGTTAATTTTGTACGTAATTTATCAAAATTTGGACTTTTCATTTAAGTTTTTTATGAATAAgatgtactaaattttttataaacttgATTAACTTTATAATATTTTCACAAAAACGAcaacaataaatttaatttaaaaaatttggaattttaGAAACTGCAgtcaaatttctaaaaattttaataaatttcaatcacataaaatttaaatgaataatttaaattataataaattaatgtaCTAAATTAATATGTAATTAACAAAAACTAATTCAAGAAGTAATACGAATTACGATTATACATTTTAGAGTTTAATTTAAGTCtattagaattttaaagattaaattaaatttgacGTTAATTTTTAGAGGTAAAATTAAGGATTATCTTTAGAAATCTTATTATATTGTTAGCTTTTATCTGCACGTAATTGTAAAAAGAAATGATCTAATTAGATGTTTAAACAAGAGTAACTGGATaaataggctaattttttttattaaaaaaattattaatatttttgttgaaaataaaattatttaatataattacatGTGGATAAATTTTACAGATTAaaagttaatatatattttgcgTGTTGTAacacacaaaatatatattaaacacgtattaatattttaataatatacaaATACGTATTAGATACGTATTATCATTTTGATAATACACAGAGTATGTATTAAAAATGTATCAATATTTTAACTAATATACAGAatatatgttgattatattttctataatacattttaaatatcaatatttaactaaaatataatttttattttcatattaaaaataatttctagaaCAAATATAAGTTTTAcgttaaaacaataaaattagaaattactTTTGAAAGATGTTTGAGGAGGGaggtaaaaattaaacaaaacaattGAAGTTATATGAAAATACtatctttatataattatatctGCAGAAAGAATAAATGTTTTTCTGACATAATGTGctattaaatatattttcataaaaataaaacaaaactaaactCATGAGGAAGCATGAAAACCAAGAGCGCCGCGAGACACACGTTAATGAATGAAAAGGGATGACGCGCACGGGAGCCGCGTGGCATGACGTAAGGGTGTGACTGGGGCCCACCATATGGCACGGATAATTCTCTTACCATAACATGACGTCATTGTATTGTCGCCAACCTGCACAGGAAGCGCCACGTAGCTCAGAAATCAATCGAGGATGACGTAAGCGCCGTGGTTGAGCGTTGATGCGATGGGCCTTGCACTTTAAATCAACAGCGGCAGGCGCAGAAACTGTGGTTGAGGAAGCTTCCTTCTTCGTCCGTAATTCGCCACCACGTCCGGAAAAATTACATTAACgtgtatataaatatttaaaggtCAAAAGTAAGGTGCAAACTAGTTAGACATGgttagataattttaatatttaattaaattaaattattctttaataatttttaagtattaattttatttaaaataattgtatataaatttttatccaaAAATAATCTAACATCTTAAAGCgaaaaaaaacttttgaaaacGTGTTAATTttggtaataataataaaaataagattttttataaaaaaaaaatttatattagaaaataatttttttatttaataaatactttttttaaacAATACATCTAAAAGATTGGACAAATTCTATCTTACATCTATTTTTTAAGCTTTTTAAAAAAAGTTCAgtcaactaaaaaaatttttcagaAAACAAATCAAATGacgtaattaatttttagtaattaaaataaatttctttttaaattatatttgtaaaggaaaagtatatggaaccaaaatGTGACCagccaaaaagtaaacaaaaccgtttaattaaaatcactttttgaataatatgtttgAAAACCGCTCCTGAGATCACGAAACACAAACCAAAACCCGATTTTTCATGGAACCCAAACACATTTTGGCTGATTTTTAGCTGATATGCTTTTGGTTCCCTAATTGTTctcatttgtaaaaaaatatatcaaacacTACTTAGATTGGTAAAGTATCGGCAATAAAAAATTGTAGGTCAAAATTcgaactttttcttttttaatattgtattattaAGGATAAAATTCTCCATAATGAATCAAACTGTGTGTTAAATACTACTATAATCATGTACAAAACGTCATTGacattttgtattttttcaattaaaataatatttgttgtattttacattaaaaatattcatatattaaaattttggccTCAAAATTCCATTGgtaatttgaataatttttacGTCCAAAAATTATCGGTAAAATGGATTATTATTAGCAAACTATCGATAAAAtgtgttttcaaaatttaaaaataaaaaatttaattaattcgaCGAATCTCTCATCAGTCAACGATAATagttaattagttttttattaatattaattattcgtTATATTATATTGTTACGACCCAACCCAAACGTCATGCTGGCCGATTCAGCCCATAGACCACCCGACCTGAACGGGCGGACATGAGACGCTCAacaaccgacccggacacgcgtcctttACAGCTCACTGCTACAACTATATTgagaagcttcgaggaaggtgggtctGCCCTCGCGGGGACCACTCTTGACAGagtatatatggggagggtctTACCTCTCCCCCAAGGTACATCACCATTACTCTGCTTACACATCACCTATACACTCCCCTAacttgggcgtcggagtgtctttgcaggtgaccccCCACTCCTCGGGAAGTCGGCCGCTCCTACCCTCGCTCCTACACCTCACTACCAGGCGGGATCCCGCACTCAAACTCAAGACCTCCACGAACCGTCAGGTACCCGGCCttccgaacattggcgccgtctgtgggagaTCCGCCCAAATGGACTTCCTGATGGGTCCTGTAGAGCTTGTCAGTGGAGCCGAATCCAGGGGGGCAGCCTCGGTGGCTTCCTCCCGCGAGCGTACAAGGTCTCCTCTGCGACAACCCGAGCCACCCTCACGATCCTAAGAGAGACGCCCCTTTGGGGGAGCAGGTAGCGATAGtgccagaataatgcaagaactgCGACATAGGGTACAGAACCTGGAACACCAGCTGACAGACTAGGGATGTCGTCAACAGACTACCGAACCAAACTATTCGCGTTCTCCCGAGGGAGAACTCCCCAGAGAAGTCGTTCTAGGCGTACACCAAGCCCGCGATCTGGATCGGATAGTCTCCAGGAGGAGAACCAGGAAGTGCCAAGAAGACGGCGCGACCCCGTAATCTACACCCGACCTGTGAGGAGACCAACCCCCGAGAGAAGTCGTGAGGACGGCGCTGAAAGACCGAAGAGAATGCGACGTCCTGTGATCATGGGTGCAACCCCCTTCCATCATTCGATCCTCGAGGTCCGGCTACCAAAACACTTTGataagccaacggacatgaggtatgatGGGACCCAAGACCCACAAGAACACCTGACGGCCTTCGAGGCCCGGATGAACTTGGAAGGAGTAGGCGACGAGGTGATATGCCGCGCCTTTCCGGTCACCCTAGCAGGACCTGCAATTCGGTGGTTCAATAACCTCCAGCAAGGTTCTGTTGTCAAGTTTTCAGACATCAGCCGTGCTTTCTTGGCCCAGTTCACTACCCGCATTGCAAAGGCAAAGCACCCGATTAACCTACTCAGGGTGACACAAAGATCCAGCGAGCCGACCAGAAAATACTTGGATAGGTTCAACGATGAGTGTTTAGAAATTGACAGCCtaaccgactcggtggccagCTTATGTTTGACGAATGGACTTCTGAACGAGGATTTTAGGAAGCATCTTACCACCAAGCCGGTGTGGACGATGCAGAAAATCCAGAACGTAGCTCGGGAATATATTAACGATGAAGAAGTTAGTCAAGTGGTGGCAGCCAACAAGCGGCAGCACGGTAGCGGGGAGAGGCTGAAGGAGCACGCCAAAGACGGAGTGCCGGCCAAGACATTCAAGTCGTTTCCCCGAGTGGGAAAGTTCACCAACTATACCCCCCCTCACAGTCCCCATTGTAGAAGTTTATCAGCAGATAGCCGAGAAGGAGATTCTGTCGAAGCCCCGACCTCTAAAGGACAGAACcggaggaaacaagaacctctatTGTGATTATCACAAGGGCTATGGGCACAAAACACATGATTGTTTTGACCGAAAGGATGCGCTGGAACAAGCGATCCGGGATGGAAAACTAGCCGAATTCTTCCATCTCATCAGGGAGCCGAGAAGATGAGATCGGGACTGAGATTGAGAGGATAAGAGCCGCACAGTAAAGCAGCGACAAGAACCCGAGGACCAGGAGCACGGCCTTACCATAGTAAACGTGGTAATCGGAAGAGACGTGGCTCTAAGGTCAAAGTCGGCGCACAAGAAGGACGCCAAAGTCCTAGCGGTCTCATCATCTAACCCCGCGCCAAACTCCAAGAGGATTCCGTCCATATCATTCGGTCCAGAGGACCAATGGTTCGATGAGATCGCGGAAAATCCTCCgatggtcatcacggccagagtgggaaccggcCTGATCAAACGGATCCTCGTAGACACCGGCGCCgactcaaatatcatgttccgcaacgtgttcGATACTTTGGATCTCCGAGATGCCGATTTAAAGACTCACCAGCACGGTGTAGTAGGTTTGGGCGACCACTTTATCAAGCCTGATGGGATAATCTCCCTACTGCTATCCATAGGACTATGACAGGGGAGAAGGTTGGTAATGGCGGAGTTCGTGGTTCTACGAGACTCCAcggcctacaacatcatcctcggaagaaagactatcaaCGATCTCGGAGCAGTGATCAGTACGAAGATGTTGATAATGAAGTTCATTGCTGATGACGGATCTGTGGGATCCATAAAGGGAGACTTGGAAACGGCAGTCGCCTGCGACAATGCCAGTCTCTCCTTAAGAAAAAAATCCAAAGTGGCATCGGGAGTATTCCTCGCCGACCTGGACGCTGGGGTTGACAACAAGCCTAGACCCGAGCCGGAGGAAAACTTGGAAAAGTTCAGGGTTGGCGACTCTGAGGAGAAGTTCACCTTCGTGAACAGAAACCTCCCACACAATTTGAAAGAACCTCTATTGGAAATGATTAGGGCTAACggcgacctctttgcctggacgcTAGCTGACATGCCGGGGATAGACCCCCAGCTCATGTCTCATCACCTAGCTGTAAAGGCGGAAGCTAAGTCAGTAGCTCAGAGGAGAAGAAAAATGTCACAAGAAagggcagaggaggtggccaggtAGACGGCCAGCCTTCTTGAAGCAGGATTCATACGGGAACTCGACTATTCGACCTGGATGTCGAACGTAGTCCTGGTTAGAAAGCACAACggaaaatggagaatgtgcgtggatTACTCCGATCTTAACAAAGCATGTCCCAAAGATTCCTACCCCCTTCCCAACATAGATGCGCTCGTTGACGCGGCGGCGGGATAtcggtatctgagcttcatggatgcttattccggctacaatcagataccgatgcaccggccaGACGAGGAAAAGACGGCATTCATAACGCCAAGGAGAATATATTGCTACAAGGTAATACCGtttgggctgaagaacgcaggggcctcctaccaaaggttgatgaacaagatattcagcgACCTTATAGGCAAAACAGTAGAAGTATACGTAGATGATATCCTGGTAAAGACCACCCGGCCTGAAGACCTCATAAGCGATCTGGAAAATGTATTTGCTTCCCTCCGACAACatggcatgaggctcaaccctcTTAAGTGTGCTTTTGCCATGGAAGCAAGAAAATTCTTGGGGTTTATGATAACCCAAAGAGGGGTGGAGGCCAACCCGAAAAAGTGCGAAGCAAtactccagatgaagagcccAGAGTGCATCAAAGACGTTCAAAGGTTGGCAGGAAGGCTCACCGCGCTATCCCGATTCCTCGGGGCGTCGGCTGCTAAGGCACTaccattcttcaacttgatgaagaagGGGATAGCGTTTGAATGGATCCTGGCGTGTGAGGAAGCATTTGAGCATTTCAAGAAGATACTTGCGACACCACCTGTTCTCGGGAAGCCCAAGTGTGGCGAGCCGCTATACCTATACTTGTCCATAACGGATGAAGCGATGGCAGCGGTCTTGGTGCGGGAGGAAGGAAAAATCCAACAACCAATTTATTTTGTGAGAAGAGCGCTGCAGGGAGCAGAGTTAAGATACAGCAAACTAGAGAAGCTAGTGCTCGCCCTCTTGACCACTTCCCGTAGACTGCGACAGTACTTCCAAGGCCATCAAGTGATCGTGAGGACGGACCAGGGAATTCGCCAGGTACTCCAGAAACCCGACCtagcgggaagaatgatgacttgggctGTTGAGCTGTCCCAATATGACCTACGATATGAACCCAGGCAGGCGATTAAACCTCAAGCCATGGTCGACTTCTTGGTAGAAGTCACAAGGGACCCAACCGAGACACCCagtacacggtggaagctccacgtgGACGGAGCTTCCAACCAGACATTCGGGTGTGCCGGGATAATCTTGGAAAGCCCGACGGGAGTCGTATATGAGCAGTCGATTAAGTTCGAATTCCCAGTATCAAACAATCAAGCAGAGTACGAGGCCATTTTGGGGGGGATTGGTCCTGGCCAGGAAAGTCGGAGCCACGAGATTAGAAATATGTAGTGACTCACAGGTCGTGACCTCGCAGATCAATGGGACATACCAAGCCAGAGACTTGCTGCTGCAGAAATATCTGGAGAAGGTCAGGGAGTTAACCAGGCAATTCAAAGAAGTCTTGGTGCAGCACGTCCCGAGAGAGAGGAACACGCGAGCAGATCTCCTGTCAAAGCTGGCAAGCACAAAGCCAGGAGCGGGAAATCGGTCTCTCATCCAGGGCTTAATAAAAGAACCAACAGTCACCCTCCATCTAACAAAGGTAGATCCCTCTTGGATGGACCCGATCACCGACTTCTTGGAAAGCGGTAAGCTCCCTGAAGACGAGAAGTCGGCCAAGGCGTTGAGAAGGGAGGCGGCCAAGTATGAAATCATACAAGGCCAGCTGTTTAAGAAAGGACTCATCCAACCCTTATTGAAATGCTTGCGTCCCGATCAAACGGACTATGTGCTCAGAGAGGTCCATAAGGGATGCTGCGGTCACTATATCGGGGGAAAAGCCCTGGCGAGAAAGCTCATCAGAGCTGGCTACTACTGGCTGGCGATGATGAAGGATGCTAAAGAATTCGTAAGAAGATGCATCAAGTGCCAGgagaacgccaacttccacaaagcaCTAGCAACCGAGCTAAGTCTATTGACGTCTTCCCGACCTTTCTCACACTGGGGAATCGACCTCCTCAGACCCTTCCCAGTCGGTCCGGGGCAAGTCAAGTACCTGATAGTTGCTATCGACTATTACACCAAGTGGATAGAGGCCGAACcactggccagcatatcctcatcAAATTgtcggaagttcatgtggagacaaGTAGTAACTCGATTCGGCATCCCCGGGGTCGTTATCTCCGATAACAGGACGTAGTTCACTGATAGGAAGTTTGGAGAGTTCCTCGCCGATTTGGGCATAAAGCAAAAGTTCTCATCCGTGGAACACCCCCAGACGAACGGCCAAGCCGAGGCCGCGAATTAGGTCATCTTGCTAGGCCTCAAAAAACGGCTTGATAAAAGGAAGGGATCATGGGCTGACGAGCTCGCCTCAGTCTTCTGGTCCTACCGCACAACCCAGCAGTCGTCTACTGGAGAGACCCCATTTCGCCTAACATACGGTGTGGATGCCATAATACCCGTGGAGGTCGGTGAGCCGAGCCCACGGTTACTCTTGGGAGGAGTTGAAGAAGCTGTGGAAAAAGACCTATTTGACGAGGCTAGAGAGATGGCCCATTTGTCAGAAGCAGTACTGAAACAAAGGATGGCTCTGCGCTACAATGCCAAAGTACTCAAGAGAGTGTTCGAACCAAATGACCTGGTCCTGCGGCAGAACGACATCGGATTACCGACTCACAGAGAAGGCAAGCTAGCAGCAAACTGGGAAGGCCCGTACAGGGTAAAGGAAGTAATCGGCAGGGGTGCCTACAAGCTGGAAAGACTTGACGAAAAGGAAGTCCCTAGAACATGGAAAGCAAGTAACCTAAGAAGGTTTTATTCTTAGACCAGATACGCTGAGTAGGCGACCTGCGAGGCTCAGTAAGACCCAAGTCGCTTTATGGTTAAATAAATTACTCTTGTTGAATGCTTATTATTGTCATAGATCTAATTAACTGCCGATTAATATTCACTTGTgattaaatttactttttcccttttacACATCCCATGTCAACAAATTTCTCACGATACATGGTAAATGAGACGACGATACGGTAgtccgggactgatcaccccgggaaccaACCAAATTAATGCCATAACAAGCAGCCATGGCAACAATAAAGCCATGACTCGGCTCCGTCAAATTACCAATGCAATGGTAAACAAACACAAGTGACAAGCCAATACCAACAAAACGGCAACAAGATAGAACAAAAAGCATTACCGAGTAAGAGGGGAAGAACACTAATCATAAGCTGACCAGGCGACTACTAAAGTAGTTTAAAGTTATATCCAACATGCACAACAACAAAGTTCACCGAACTATGCGACAAGGTCTACGAAAATTACAAAATTCATAAGATTACAGAAATCACTTCTTCGGCATATCGACAATTTTGCCGTCCCGAATGGTCTTGAAGACCCCAATTGCCGATGTGTCGAAGTCAGGAGCCACGATCTTCACTTGGGCCTTAAGAGCCTCTTCGGTCATCAGTGTGGCGCTTTTCCCCTGCTTCACGACCTCTTTGTACTTCCTTTGAAATTCATTAGCCTCAGTCTGAGCAGCCTTAGCCGAAGAGAGAGCCTCGTCGCGCTCCTTCTCCAGCGTAGCCACCCGATCTTGCGCGGTGTTGAGCTGACCCTCCAAAGTAAGCTCTCGCTCGGTTAACCGGGAAACGGCTGCATCAGAAGTCTTCAATTTTTTCTCAGCCACCGTGGCCTTCTCCTCGGCAGCTTTGAGCTTCTCATTTGCTTTGGACAGCTACTCCCGAAGTGTTTCAACTTCCACCTTAAATTGGTTGTTGGCCTTAACAGAGGATTCGAGCTTCCTCTGCACTGACTGCATTCCCGACAGCTCAAACTTGGCCTTCCTTGCTATGGCGGCGCCGCGAAGGAGAGAacggtacatccacctcgcctgcccagGGAGGTCAGAGCCGTGGAAATATTCCTCCGTGCCGGGAAGCAACTGGGAGTCTATAAAGTTCCCGGCATCGAAGTTCATCTCCATCACAATGAGGGCTCTTTCAGGACTGGAGGACGACCTCTTCCTCTTTGGGTTGCTGATAACCTTCACATCATCCTCCTCGAATTGTGGATTGGAGGTCGAGTCATCGCCAGTACCGACGGCCTCGTCATGGATGGGAGAAACACGCGCTCCATCAGCATTTTGGGCCGACACCTCGGCAGCATTGGGAGGTGGCACTGCCTGGCTCTCGTTATTTTCGGGTGAAGCCTCCTGGTTCTCGTTGGCCGGTCCCTCGTCGCTATCGCTAGCCAGAAAGGTATTGAATAAATTTTCAAGACCGGTCACTTTGGCAGACATTCCCACTGCAGCAAAATAGTGAAACCGGTTAGTCGTGAAATCGGCATAACAAATCAAAGCAATAGTAACGCAACAAACGCAAGTTAAAGCTACTCACGAATATAATTTCTAGTAACTTCCCAGTCACCGATGAGTAGATGAGGGTTCACGTGGTTTTTTCCAAAAATAGCCAACAACATGTCGGCAATTCTTTTATCCACGGAGGACATCCCTTTGTATGTCACCTTAATAAAGGCATTCGACCCTGCCCCGAAAATCCAATATGTCGGGATGAGGCACTGCCCTTCTAGCGACAACCAGAAGGGATGGCGACCTCTGGCTGGGCGTACCTTGAAGTACTTGTCCTTGAACCCATGGTAAGAGTCCTCGAACAAGCCAAAAATCCTCTGACCCTGGGCAGACCGGAAGGACATAAACCCTTTCCTCGCCTTCCCCTCTTTGGAAGGATTCGTAAGGGTAAAAAGATAAAGAAACACATCAACGGACACCGGCAGCTCTAGGTATTCACACACCATCTCGAAGCAGTGGAtggaagcccagctgttcggatgcaacTGCGACGGCGCCACGGAACACCGGTTAAGTAGCGCCATTTGGAAAGAAGAGAAAGGAAGGCGAACCCCCAATTGAGTAAACATTGCCTTATAGAACCAGATCCAGTCGGCAATTCGGGGGGAGTCCGGGTTGAGTTCGTATATCCGTTCATGAGGGGCGGGGACGAATATGTCATAGTTAGATTCCTCGTCAATCCCGCCGCACAAGTACTCGGCTTGACGGAACTCGGTTAGCTCCTCCACGCCCATTTGGTTAGGGGAATCCTTTACGTTGGAAGTCACCCAGGCATACCGATCGTAAGCCGCGTTTGAGGCGGAAGCCCGTGCAACGTGACAAGgggccatacctacagtgggggcaccactCAGTTAGTCTAAGAGACCGGGAGGTCGGAACTAACCCAGAGACTACAGTTCGCTCATCCAATAACTACAACCAAACATGACCAAtgcaaatcctagaaaatcttaaaacaaGGCTAAAAAATAGTGTATTGAAATGGTAATCCCCTATAACGTCTACCTAACACTAGTGTCATTCATGCAAGACAATAAGGGGAACGACATACACACCAAGGCATAAACCATAAAGTTAAACCGCATGAAGTAAAAAGTGAAGGATGAAAACTTACCAAGTTAATGGTGATGGTTGGAAAGGAAGCAAGAGGGAACGAATGCGCAGGAATGCAAGGATTACAGTAGGGAATTCGAAGAGGAAGAAGGTGAAAGCGGAATGAACAAGGAAATGAAATGGGAACGAAATGCAAAAAATAAAACTGACTAAAGGATTAGGAAACTGATTCAAGAAGCgcgaaaggcaagggtaaaacagtctttgcACGCAGGGTTTTGAAATAGCtcattatgagcattaaatgccAGACGCGAAGAACGAGGCGACGAAAGATTATTCCCAGCAATGAACAGACACGCGCGCGAGAGGCACGTCCTCTTCACGAGCGGCCGACCAAACGACAACGCACAAGAGAGAACATAACGCGTCACCAACGGCACTCACGGCCATTgctggcgcgttgggggcactgttacggcccagCCCAAACGTCATGCTGGCTAACCCGGCCCATAGGCCACCCGACCCGAATGGACGGACACGAGACGCTCAacaaccgacccggacacgcgtcctttACAGCTCACTGCTACAACTGTATTGGGAAGCTTCGAGAAAGGTGGGTCTGTCCTCGCGGGGCCCACTCCTGACAGagtatatatggggagggtcttacccctcccccaaggtacgtcaccatTACTCTGCTTACACATCACCTATACACTCCCCTAACTTGggcgtcagagtgtctttgcaggtgaccccCCACTCCGCTTGAAGTCCTCGGGAAGTCGGCAGCTCCTACCCTCGCTCCTACACCTCACTACCAAGCGGGATCCCGCACTCAAACTCAAGACCTCCACGAACTGTCcggtacacacacacacacacaagacCTCCACGAActgtccggtacccgacctaccgaacacacacacacacacacacatatatatatatattgtaaaattAAGAGTGAGACTTGAATTcgaaacttttaaataaaaataagaagattatgtcatttgagttataattcgttTGTTATTGATTATATTATATTGGttaatattatatatagataaatatttttagtatctattgtatttattaattataaaataaattgtccaattataaaataaaatatttaaataaattattcaacaaaataatattaaattaaaaaatattatttatatacaaaaaatcATTAGTATATGTGTAAAAATatagatattattaattaattattttattatataaaaaataacaaaaataagggATCGGAGTGCGGGAGGGAAATTGCAAACTACGAGCAAGAAAA
Coding sequences:
- the LOC112737724 gene encoding glutaredoxin-C9-like; this encodes MQQAIPYRSWRIDPHTHTTTTHFTTPPPHSESRDNNNKKKKSKMVERIVLENAVIVFGRRGCCMSHVVKRLLLGLGVNPVVHEVEENDEEGVDGELQAAVIAANNKNNEDYSDEGYFRNSSNNNNNNKVQFPAVFIGGKFFGGLDRIMATHISGELVPILKQAGALWL